The following DNA comes from Desulfobacterales bacterium.
CCGAGGACGAGTACGAGAACGAGTACGATAAGGGCACCTAAGATCTTCGTCCTCGTCGTCGTCCTCGTGCTCGTCCTCGAGAACTCTAACTCACAGCAACCCGCTAAAATGTTAAATCATTCCAACCGCGCTGTTATCAGCGCCTCAAGTGTGAGCTCACCATGATCCTGATACTCATATCTTACCCGCACAGTGGGCTTTTCTATATTCAGCACCAGCGGCAAATGAATCGGAGTGGCAAACAAAACCAGGTCGCAATCAGCTGTATTAATTGTGTTTTCAAGATCGCTGATCTGGTCAGGCGTATACCCCATGGCCGGTATCACATTTCCGATATGCGGATAGACCGTGTAAGTTTCATTGAGAGAGCCGACGGCGTATGGGCGTGGATCAATTATTTCAGCTGCGCCAAATGTTTCGGCAGCAACAATCCCGGCACCGAAAGGCATTTCACCATGGGTGAGGGTCGGCCCGTCCTCAATGACCAAGACGCGTTTACCCCGGATCATTTCCGGCTGCTTAACCACTAGAGACGACTCCGCCAGGACAATTTGCGCCCCAGGAGCATATTCTTCGATGTTTTTTCTGACCTGCCAGACTTTTTGCGCCGGTGCGGAATCGACTTTGTTAATCACGGCAATGTCAGCCATGATCATATTGGTCTCTCCAGGGAAATACAGCAATTCATGGCCAGCCCGGTGTGGATCAAAAAGAACAATATGCAAATCCGGTTTATAAAAAGGGGTGTCATTGTTCCCGCCATCCCAGATAATAACATCGGCTTCTTTTTCGGCTTCGGTTAAAATCTTGCCATAGTCGATCCCGGCATAGACCACGATGCCCTGCTCAACTAAGGGCTCAAATTCTTCTCTTTCTTCAATCGTGCATTGGTGTTTTTCAAAATCTTCATAAGTTGAATATCGCTGCACGATCTGGTTTCTAAGGTCACCATATGGCATTGGGTGACGCACGACCACTACCTGTTTGCCGTTTTTCTTTAGGACCTCACAAACCTTGCGCGTGGTCTGGGATTTCCCGCATCCCGTTCGAACCGCACATACGGCCACAACGGTTTTCGAGGATTTAAGCATGGTATAGGGCGCACCAATCAGAATAAAATCGGCTCCCTCTGCCATAGCCAAAGAGGCTTTGTGCATGACTTCCACATGCGGGACGTCGCTGTATGAAAAAGCCACCAGATCCACCTGGTGCTGTCGAATCAGCTCGGCAAGACTGTCTTCCGGATAAATGGGAATGCCTTTGGGATATAGTTCGCCGGCAAGCTCAGGCGGATACAGACGACCAGCAATATCAGGAATCTGTGCGGCAGTAAAAGCGACCACATCATAACGTGAATTGTCTTTAAAGTAGACGTTATAATTATGAAAATCTCGACCGGCTGCCCCCATAATGATGACTTTTTCAATCATAGCCACGCCTTTCAGTTTATTTGATGGATT
Coding sequences within:
- a CDS encoding cyclic 2,3-diphosphoglycerate synthase, with product MIEKVIIMGAAGRDFHNYNVYFKDNSRYDVVAFTAAQIPDIAGRLYPPELAGELYPKGIPIYPEDSLAELIRQHQVDLVAFSYSDVPHVEVMHKASLAMAEGADFILIGAPYTMLKSSKTVVAVCAVRTGCGKSQTTRKVCEVLKKNGKQVVVVRHPMPYGDLRNQIVQRYSTYEDFEKHQCTIEEREEFEPLVEQGIVVYAGIDYGKILTEAEKEADVIIWDGGNNDTPFYKPDLHIVLFDPHRAGHELLYFPGETNMIMADIAVINKVDSAPAQKVWQVRKNIEEYAPGAQIVLAESSLVVKQPEMIRGKRVLVIEDGPTLTHGEMPFGAGIVAAETFGAAEIIDPRPYAVGSLNETYTVYPHIGNVIPAMGYTPDQISDLENTINTADCDLVLFATPIHLPLVLNIEKPTVRVRYEYQDHGELTLEALITARLE